One part of the Moorena sp. SIOASIH genome encodes these proteins:
- the rbfA gene encoding 30S ribosome-binding factor RbfA translates to MTTSRRVSRVSSLIQQEVSHMLLNDIKDDRVGSGMVSITNVDVSGDLQHAKIYVSIYGTDEARSKTMAGLKSATGYVRRELGRRIRLRRTPEVMFIEDRGLEGGDQMLNLLNQLSQERQSKQLEDDISGAQA, encoded by the coding sequence ATGACTACAAGTCGCCGTGTTTCTCGGGTTTCCTCCCTAATTCAGCAGGAGGTTAGTCACATGTTGCTTAACGATATCAAAGATGACCGGGTCGGTAGTGGGATGGTTAGCATTACCAACGTCGATGTCTCTGGCGACCTCCAGCACGCTAAGATCTATGTCAGTATCTATGGCACTGATGAGGCAAGATCTAAAACAATGGCTGGATTAAAATCAGCTACAGGTTATGTCCGCCGAGAACTAGGTCGGCGGATTCGCCTGCGCCGCACACCAGAGGTCATGTTTATTGAAGACCGTGGTCTCGAAGGAGGCGATCAGATGCTGAACTTACTGAATCAGCTTTCTCAAGAACGCCAGAGCAAGCAACTCGAAGACGATATTTCTGGAGCACAAGCTTGA
- a CDS encoding glycoside hydrolase family 3 N-terminal domain-containing protein, with protein sequence MNYLPKSLPDLNNLSLAEQVAQMVVVRASGYLFDHQIQYPIWEPPAQQLQRWLQELGIGGVILLGGSAVELALRSKQLQEWAKIPLLIAADIEEGVGQRFAGATWFPPPMALGAIAQNDPEPALQYVRTMGEITATEALAIGINWILAPVVDVNNNSQNPVINVRSFGDNPQIVSQLASAFIQGTRPYPVLTTAKHFPGHGDTATDSHLDLPVLPHSPPRLATVELPPFTNAIAAGVDAIMTAHLLITAWDDQHPATLSERILTQLLRTDLGFEGLIVTDALVMGAIANRYGADEATVMAVEAGADILLMPVNPETAIQAVCQAVEQGRISRSRIQASVERISHAKRKVGYHCQREGLEEHSAAQQIPSLQNPPSQPVLESGLDDDPAQQPITFQPNPNWLSQLAQPTTLTTVADILQASQITRGFLASASIPSSSNQPLRNLILVDDLLACDFLGQHTPAVTLPRRLGYKLQLVDSHTTLPSEIVDNFVGAKSTLLQLFIRGNPFRGSAGLTAVARAWFKMLLKTGDLQALVIYGSPYVLEQFLPELPPETPYVFSYGQMPAAQAIALEALLPESSTIDTFVRFI encoded by the coding sequence TTGAATTATCTCCCAAAGTCACTGCCTGATCTAAATAACCTTTCCCTAGCAGAACAGGTGGCGCAAATGGTAGTGGTTCGAGCATCTGGCTACCTATTTGATCACCAAATTCAGTATCCGATTTGGGAACCCCCAGCCCAGCAATTGCAGCGTTGGTTGCAAGAGTTGGGTATTGGGGGTGTTATTTTACTAGGCGGGAGTGCTGTGGAACTCGCCCTCAGGTCGAAACAACTCCAAGAGTGGGCAAAAATTCCCTTACTGATCGCTGCTGATATTGAAGAAGGTGTGGGTCAAAGGTTTGCCGGTGCCACCTGGTTTCCCCCACCGATGGCACTGGGAGCGATTGCCCAAAACGATCCTGAGCCAGCTTTGCAGTATGTCCGTACCATGGGAGAAATCACCGCTACTGAAGCCTTGGCAATTGGGATTAACTGGATCCTGGCACCAGTTGTTGATGTCAACAACAATTCCCAAAATCCTGTGATCAATGTCCGGTCCTTTGGTGATAACCCTCAAATCGTTAGCCAATTGGCTTCTGCCTTTATCCAAGGAACCCGACCGTATCCAGTCTTAACCACTGCCAAGCATTTTCCCGGTCATGGCGATACCGCTACAGATTCCCATCTGGATTTACCCGTCTTGCCCCACTCACCCCCCCGACTAGCTACCGTCGAATTGCCTCCCTTTACCAATGCGATCGCTGCTGGGGTAGATGCCATCATGACCGCTCACCTCCTAATTACAGCTTGGGATGACCAACACCCCGCCACCCTGTCTGAGCGAATTTTGACTCAACTGTTGCGCACAGACTTGGGATTTGAAGGACTGATTGTGACAGATGCTCTAGTAATGGGGGCAATTGCTAATCGCTATGGTGCGGATGAAGCGACAGTCATGGCTGTAGAAGCCGGTGCTGATATTCTCTTGATGCCCGTTAATCCCGAAACAGCAATTCAGGCAGTGTGTCAAGCAGTCGAACAGGGACGCATCTCACGGTCGCGGATTCAGGCATCAGTAGAGCGGATAAGTCATGCCAAACGCAAAGTGGGGTATCACTGTCAAAGAGAGGGTTTAGAGGAACACTCCGCTGCACAACAAATACCATCTCTACAAAACCCACCCTCACAACCTGTCCTGGAGTCGGGCTTAGACGATGATCCAGCTCAACAACCGATAACATTTCAACCCAACCCCAATTGGCTGTCGCAACTAGCTCAACCAACCACCCTAACGACTGTAGCCGATATTCTCCAGGCTTCCCAGATAACTAGAGGTTTTTTAGCTTCAGCATCAATACCCAGCAGCAGTAATCAACCGTTACGTAATCTAATTTTGGTCGATGATCTCTTAGCTTGTGACTTTTTGGGACAGCACACACCAGCAGTCACTTTACCAAGAAGGCTGGGTTACAAACTCCAACTGGTTGATAGTCACACTACCCTACCCTCCGAAATAGTAGATAATTTTGTTGGTGCTAAATCTACTCTGCTACAGCTATTTATCCGAGGTAACCCGTTTCGGGGTAGTGCTGGATTGACAGCAGTAGCTAGGGCATGGTTTAAGATGTTGTTAAAAACTGGGGATTTACAAGCTCTGGTGATTTACGGTAGTCCTTATGTGTTAGAGCAGTTCCTGCCCGAGTTGCCACCGGAAACACCATATGTATTTTCTTACGGGCAGATGCCAGCAGCTCAAGCGATCGCTCTTGAAGCATTGTTACCCGAAAGCTCAACAATAGATACTTTTGTGAGATTTATTTAA
- the hemJ gene encoding protoporphyrinogen oxidase HemJ gives MAYFWFKAFHFIGVVVWFAGLFYLVRLFVYHAEASQEPEPAQTILKNQYEIMEKRLYHIITTPGMVVTVAMAIGLLLTEPEVLKQGWLHIKLAFVALLLVYHFYCGRIMRRLAANECSWTGQQFRALNEAPTVLLMVIVLLAVFKNSLPTDVTSWLILAMIIAMAASIQLYAKKRKRDKEKSLATTSQAEPQL, from the coding sequence ATGGCTTATTTCTGGTTCAAGGCGTTTCACTTCATTGGTGTAGTGGTTTGGTTTGCCGGTCTGTTTTATCTGGTGCGTCTGTTTGTCTATCATGCAGAGGCTTCACAGGAGCCTGAACCTGCCCAAACCATTCTCAAAAATCAGTATGAGATTATGGAAAAACGTCTCTATCACATAATTACTACCCCAGGTATGGTGGTAACGGTAGCGATGGCAATTGGTCTACTGCTAACAGAACCAGAAGTGCTCAAGCAAGGTTGGTTACATATCAAGCTGGCTTTTGTAGCACTTTTACTGGTCTATCATTTCTATTGTGGTAGGATTATGCGACGGCTGGCTGCCAATGAATGCAGTTGGACTGGTCAGCAGTTCCGTGCTCTGAATGAGGCACCTACTGTCTTGCTGATGGTAATTGTTTTACTGGCAGTGTTTAAGAACAGTTTGCCTACAGATGTTACGTCTTGGTTAATTCTGGCGATGATTATAGCAATGGCTGCCTCAATTCAGCTGTATGCCAAAAAGCGGAAGCGGGACAAAGAGAAAAGCTTGGCTACCACGTCCCAAGCAGAGCCTCAGCTTTGA
- a CDS encoding ATP-dependent Clp protease ATP-binding subunit has protein sequence MFERFTEKAIKVIMLAQEEARRLGHNFVGTEQILLGLIGEGTGVAAKVLKSMGVNLKDARIEVEKIIGRGSGFVAVEIPFTPRAKRVLELSLEEARQLGHNYIGTEHLLLGLIREGEGVAARVLENLGVDLSKVRTQVIRMLGETAEVTAGASQGRTKTPTLDEFGSNLTQMASEGKLDPVVGREKEIERVIQILGRRTKNNPVLIGEPGVGKTAIAEGLAQRIANNDVPDILEEKRVVTLDIGLLVAGTKYRGEFEERLKKIMDEIRQASNVILVIDEVHTLIGAGAAEGAIDAANILKPALARGELQCIGATTLDEYRKHIERDAALERRFQPVMVGEPSVEETIEILYGLRERYEQHHKLKISDEALEAAANLSDRYISDRYLPDKAIDLIDEAGSRVRLINSQLPPAAKELDKELRQVLKEKDDAVRSQDFDRAGELRDREMEIKAEIRSIAQSKKSESRGTDESPIVDEEDIAHIVASWTGVPVQKLTESESEKLLHMEDTLHQRLIGQEDAVKAVSRAIRRARVGLKNPNRPIASFVFSGPTGVGKTELAKSLAAYFFGSEEAMVRLDMSEYMERHTVSKLVGSPPGYVGYNEGGQLTEAVRRRPYTVVLFDEIEKAHPDVFNMLLQILEDGRLTDSKGRTVDFKNTLLIMTSNIGSKVIEKGGGQLGFEFSDNQAESQYNRIRNLVNEELKQYFRPEFLNRLDEIIVFRQLTKEEVKDIAKILLKEVFGRLYEQGITLEVSEKFKDRLIEEGYNPSYGARPLRRAIMRLLEDVLAEEILSSRIKEGDIAFVDVNEEGKVQVSRKENRELLPQGVE, from the coding sequence ATGTTTGAACGCTTTACAGAAAAAGCCATTAAGGTGATCATGCTGGCTCAGGAAGAAGCACGTCGCCTAGGTCATAATTTCGTAGGCACAGAGCAAATCCTCCTGGGTCTGATCGGAGAAGGAACTGGCGTAGCTGCCAAGGTCCTAAAATCTATGGGCGTAAATCTCAAAGACGCTCGAATTGAAGTTGAGAAAATTATTGGCAGGGGTTCCGGCTTCGTTGCTGTCGAAATCCCCTTTACCCCAAGAGCAAAGCGGGTTCTGGAGCTATCCCTAGAAGAAGCTCGCCAGCTAGGCCATAACTACATTGGTACAGAACATCTGCTACTTGGGCTAATACGGGAGGGAGAAGGCGTAGCGGCTAGGGTTTTGGAAAACCTAGGAGTAGACCTGTCTAAAGTCAGAACCCAAGTTATCCGAATGTTGGGTGAAACGGCGGAAGTAACAGCAGGAGCCTCTCAAGGTCGTACAAAGACTCCTACTCTCGATGAGTTTGGCTCAAACCTAACCCAGATGGCTAGTGAAGGCAAGCTAGATCCAGTAGTAGGACGGGAAAAGGAAATAGAACGGGTAATCCAGATATTGGGACGCCGTACCAAGAATAACCCAGTATTGATCGGAGAACCAGGGGTAGGAAAAACTGCGATCGCAGAAGGCTTAGCCCAACGAATCGCTAACAATGATGTTCCAGACATTTTGGAAGAAAAGCGAGTCGTTACCCTCGATATTGGCTTACTGGTTGCTGGAACCAAATACCGGGGTGAGTTTGAAGAACGCCTGAAAAAAATTATGGATGAGATTCGTCAGGCATCTAACGTAATCCTGGTGATTGACGAGGTTCATACCCTGATTGGTGCAGGTGCAGCTGAAGGCGCAATTGATGCGGCAAATATCCTCAAACCAGCCTTAGCAAGGGGAGAATTGCAGTGCATTGGAGCGACAACTTTGGATGAGTACCGCAAACACATTGAGCGGGATGCAGCCCTAGAACGTCGTTTCCAACCAGTAATGGTCGGTGAACCGTCAGTAGAAGAAACTATTGAGATTCTATACGGCTTGCGAGAGCGCTACGAGCAACACCACAAATTGAAAATTTCCGATGAGGCTCTCGAAGCAGCAGCAAACCTGTCAGACCGTTATATTTCCGACCGTTACCTGCCAGATAAGGCAATTGACCTGATCGATGAAGCAGGAAGCCGAGTGCGTTTGATTAACTCCCAGTTGCCCCCAGCAGCAAAAGAGCTAGATAAAGAACTGCGTCAGGTTCTTAAAGAAAAAGATGATGCGGTACGCTCCCAGGACTTTGATCGAGCTGGGGAACTACGCGATCGCGAAATGGAAATAAAGGCGGAAATTCGCTCAATTGCCCAAAGCAAGAAGAGCGAATCTCGGGGTACTGATGAAAGCCCAATTGTAGATGAAGAGGACATTGCTCACATTGTTGCCTCTTGGACTGGTGTGCCGGTACAAAAACTGACTGAATCAGAGTCGGAGAAACTACTGCACATGGAAGATACCCTGCATCAACGCCTGATTGGTCAGGAAGATGCGGTTAAAGCCGTTTCCCGAGCAATTCGTCGAGCCAGGGTAGGCTTAAAGAATCCCAACCGTCCTATTGCCAGTTTTGTCTTCTCTGGACCTACAGGGGTCGGTAAGACAGAATTAGCTAAGTCATTGGCAGCTTACTTCTTCGGGTCTGAAGAAGCCATGGTGCGCCTAGATATGTCCGAATACATGGAGCGCCATACCGTTAGTAAGTTGGTAGGTTCCCCTCCTGGATATGTGGGCTACAACGAAGGTGGTCAACTAACTGAGGCAGTGCGACGTCGTCCTTACACAGTAGTGCTGTTCGATGAAATTGAAAAAGCACACCCAGATGTGTTCAATATGCTGCTGCAAATCCTAGAGGATGGGCGGTTGACTGACTCCAAGGGTCGGACGGTAGACTTTAAGAACACCCTGCTGATCATGACCTCGAATATTGGTTCCAAGGTTATTGAAAAGGGTGGCGGACAACTGGGCTTCGAGTTCAGCGATAATCAAGCGGAATCCCAATATAATCGAATTCGGAATCTAGTGAACGAAGAACTTAAACAGTACTTCCGCCCAGAGTTTCTGAATCGTTTAGATGAGATTATCGTCTTCCGTCAGTTGACCAAAGAAGAAGTCAAGGACATTGCCAAGATTCTGTTAAAAGAAGTGTTTGGTCGTCTGTACGAACAAGGCATTACTCTAGAAGTCAGCGAGAAATTCAAAGACCGTTTGATCGAAGAGGGTTACAACCCCAGCTACGGAGCCAGACCATTACGCCGAGCTATCATGCGGTTGTTGGAGGATGTGCTGGCAGAAGAAATTCTTTCCAGTCGCATTAAGGAAGGAGATATTGCCTTTGTTGATGTCAATGAAGAGGGTAAGGTGCAAGTCAGTCGTAAGGAAAACCGAGAGCTTTTGCCTCAAGGAGTTGAGTAA
- a CDS encoding DUF751 family protein produces MEDFFKNVSRYPRYLISITLGIFYSVFLLVKPLLNRPLTAIALIGIVVGVSLFLVFTLRGMLGFSPV; encoded by the coding sequence ATGGAAGACTTTTTTAAAAATGTATCTCGTTACCCACGCTACCTAATCAGTATTACTCTAGGGATATTCTATTCCGTGTTTTTGCTGGTAAAACCACTACTTAACCGCCCCCTAACTGCGATCGCATTAATTGGCATAGTTGTGGGAGTTTCTCTATTCTTAGTTTTTACCCTACGTGGCATGCTCGGTTTCAGTCCGGTTTAG
- a CDS encoding PilZ domain-containing protein: MREKRRSPRQQTSISYRLAGLFSARQPVVNISRGGCSIYSEKAIPVGQVIKIQFFLPQNHTVTATVKVMWCKESKGNSLANYRAGLQFATVSPESLDCLLGLPATSISNPQIQLKKLLINATANTSNTCYT, from the coding sequence ATGCGAGAAAAAAGAAGATCACCTCGCCAACAGACCTCCATTTCTTATCGATTGGCTGGTCTCTTCTCAGCTCGTCAGCCAGTCGTTAATATTAGTCGAGGAGGTTGCAGCATTTACAGTGAAAAAGCTATCCCAGTCGGTCAAGTTATAAAAATACAGTTTTTTTTGCCACAAAATCACACAGTGACTGCTACAGTTAAAGTCATGTGGTGCAAAGAATCTAAAGGAAATTCCCTAGCAAACTATAGAGCTGGTTTACAGTTTGCAACAGTCTCACCAGAAAGTCTAGATTGTCTTTTGGGTCTGCCAGCAACATCTATTTCAAATCCTCAAATTCAGCTTAAGAAGTTACTAATAAATGCTACTGCCAACACTTCTAACACCTGCTACACCTAA
- a CDS encoding transposase, which produces MAYGGKGKGVLIHTLTEGSGMPLANCTTPANGSEREQVLPLLDQVKLKTLKPGRPRKRLKVLAADIGYDSKEKRAALRKRGIRPQIPKRIWKTKKNRGRPIKMSVPRYQQERCFAWYSAKISSSSGSLGTTKSLF; this is translated from the coding sequence ATTGCTTATGGTGGTAAAGGTAAAGGTGTTCTGATTCACACCCTGACTGAAGGTAGTGGAATGCCTCTAGCTAACTGTACAACTCCTGCCAATGGTAGTGAAAGAGAACAAGTCTTACCTCTACTGGATCAAGTCAAATTGAAAACTTTGAAACCAGGTAGACCACGTAAGAGGCTCAAGGTACTAGCTGCAGATATTGGTTATGATTCCAAAGAAAAACGTGCTGCTCTGCGTAAGCGAGGCATTCGACCCCAAATACCAAAACGGATTTGGAAAACCAAGAAAAATCGAGGAAGACCGATTAAAATGTCGGTGCCCAGATATCAACAGGAACGTTGTTTTGCTTGGTATAGCGCGAAAATATCGTCGTCTAGTGGTTCGTTGGGAACGACAAAAAGTTTATTTTGA
- a CDS encoding RNA-guided endonuclease TnpB family protein, whose product MRHQAVKVRIYPTQEQVQILAQHFGCARWWWNYALNQCIETYKETGKGLSRAALNSMLPKLKKDKETEWLKDCYSQVLQSVSLNLSRAYQNFFEGRAKYPRFKSYHHRQSIQYPQRVKQAGDCIKFPGKLGIVKAKIHRKLDGEIKTVTVSKTPSGKYYASVLMEYDSDDIQPSTEVRPVMARDCSPSRKAHLGKIVGIDLGIKDFAITYDGEKASKFGNPRHLAKYEKKLANKQRIAARKKKGSNRRKKARKIVAKVYERIGNVRQDYLHKLSRKIVDQNQVVVVENLNVKGMVRNHKLAKAISDLSWGTFVNFLSYKCEKEGKVLVEIDRWFPSSKTCFNCHYQIKELPLDVRSWTCPSCGIHHDRDGNAAKNIRAEGIRMLSSSGTGEVNASGEQVRPRRGRPSKLRHSSVKLEASTWP is encoded by the coding sequence GTGAGACATCAAGCCGTCAAAGTCAGAATTTATCCCACACAGGAACAAGTCCAGATACTTGCTCAGCACTTTGGTTGCGCTCGCTGGTGGTGGAATTATGCACTGAATCAGTGCATAGAGACATACAAAGAAACTGGCAAAGGATTGTCTCGTGCTGCCCTCAATTCTATGTTGCCAAAACTCAAAAAAGATAAAGAAACTGAATGGCTAAAAGACTGTTACTCTCAGGTATTGCAATCTGTAAGCCTGAATCTTAGTCGCGCATATCAAAACTTTTTTGAGGGTAGAGCAAAGTATCCTAGATTCAAGTCATATCATCATCGCCAATCAATTCAATATCCACAGCGCGTTAAGCAAGCAGGCGACTGCATTAAATTTCCTGGAAAACTAGGAATTGTCAAGGCTAAAATCCACAGGAAATTAGACGGAGAAATTAAGACTGTTACAGTTAGCAAAACTCCGTCTGGGAAGTATTATGCTTCTGTGTTGATGGAATATGATTCGGATGACATACAACCATCCACAGAGGTGCGACCCGTGATGGCGAGGGATTGCTCGCCATCACGGAAAGCGCACCTAGGGAAGATTGTTGGAATTGATTTGGGGATTAAAGATTTTGCTATTACCTATGACGGCGAAAAAGCCTCTAAGTTTGGAAATCCAAGACACTTAGCCAAATACGAAAAGAAACTAGCCAATAAACAACGTATCGCTGCTCGAAAGAAAAAGGGCAGCAATAGACGTAAGAAAGCCAGGAAGATTGTAGCTAAGGTATACGAACGGATTGGAAATGTCCGTCAAGACTACCTACATAAGCTATCCAGAAAGATAGTGGATCAGAATCAAGTAGTGGTAGTCGAGAACCTAAACGTCAAGGGCATGGTTCGTAACCATAAACTAGCTAAAGCAATATCTGATCTAAGCTGGGGAACCTTTGTAAACTTCCTGTCTTATAAATGTGAAAAAGAAGGCAAGGTATTAGTTGAAATAGACCGGTGGTTTCCCAGTTCTAAAACCTGCTTTAATTGTCATTACCAAATCAAGGAGTTACCGCTTGACGTAAGATCTTGGACTTGTCCAAGTTGTGGAATTCACCACGATAGAGATGGTAATGCGGCTAAAAACATTAGAGCAGAAGGAATCAGAATGCTATCCTCCTCTGGGACGGGGGAGGTCAACGCCAGTGGAGAACAAGTAAGACCAAGACGTGGACGTCCATCCAAGTTGAGGCATTCTTCTGTGAAACTGGAAGCCTCAACTTGGCCGTAG
- a CDS encoding DUF4327 family protein: MSVNTVPSTPSIRYSIDVIQDEARRLVDKGFVSRQQPIYVLCQYIPAREWLCVECELEQCEFLLRDRIADLIGSQQWEND, translated from the coding sequence ATGAGTGTTAACACAGTGCCATCTACCCCTTCTATCCGTTATTCAATCGATGTGATCCAAGACGAAGCACGTCGCTTGGTGGATAAAGGATTTGTCAGTCGTCAACAGCCCATTTACGTTCTTTGCCAATATATTCCAGCTCGAGAATGGCTGTGTGTGGAGTGTGAGCTAGAGCAGTGCGAATTCCTGCTAAGAGACCGCATTGCTGACCTGATCGGTTCTCAACAATGGGAAAATGACTAA